The following is a genomic window from Aquificota bacterium.
TTCACCTTCTTCTTTTACAACACCTAAAAGCGTGCCATCTTTACATAGGATATAGCTTTTGGATTTACCAGAATACACACCCACAACTCCAGTTCTACCTTCCATACTCATAGCTACCAATATCTTTCCAATTTCTATAAAAGAAATAGGTAGACCTTGAACAACCTTGTTATCAGCATGCTTAAGTATTAATAAGTCAAGTATACTGCTACCAACTTTTATTACGCTTAGAAAAGAAAGCTTTTGGTTATTAAGAAAAAGATCAAATATTTCTGGATTAAAAGGATAGATTGCGAAAAGTTGGCCCTTTTTGTAATATAATTCAAACTCAAAGTCGCTTCCAGTTAATTTCATTATGCCAGTAAATTTACTAAGCTGAAAGTTCTCAAATAAAGTTATAAGATTTATCTTTTCTGCCTCTACATTGTTCATTAAGTAATCAATTTCAAAATTTTCTCTTAGGATATCCGGGTTTTGAAACTGGTTTATGTCCAAATATCCCTTGGAAAAAAGAGTATTAAGGTTTCTTATCTCTTCAATCAAACTGTTTGGCGACGATATTAGTATGTGATATATGCTTTTACCATCATAAATTTCGCTTTTTTCAAAATTTTTTAACACTTTTACTACGGCTAATGGTGTTATAACTCTATCTATAAGACTTTTTAACTCTCTATGCACCAATTGAAGTTGAAGAACCAATTCTTCTGCAGATATGGGTTCTTCAAGCTCTATTATGCCTTCTATAGGGTTTTCTCTAAAGGTAAAAAAAGCCTCTGGGTTTTCCATAAGCTCTGAAAGGTGGTACAAAAGCATAGACCTTTTATTCACATTGGGTATGTTTTCGCTTGTGCCAAGCCCAAATCCTTTTATTAGGCCCCTTTCTACATAGAGGGATACAATGTTTACTCCAAGAAAGAGGTTTAATATACCTACCTTGCTAAAAAGACATCCATTTAACAGGTCTACTAAATCCTGTTGTGAAGACAAATACCCCGATATCATAACATCATCCTTTCTACTTTTGATATGAGGTAATCCTCAAGTAGTTTAAAGGTTTCCAATACGCCCTCACCCTTTATAGCACTGGCACATACGGAAGGGTACCTATCAACGTTTATACTCTTTTCTAATTCCTGGTAGCTTAAGGTGTTTGGCAGGTCCATCTTGTTGTATTGAAAAACCAAAGGCACATCTCCTAAACTTTTCCCAAGGCGCAAAAGGTCAGCCTTGAGAAGGTTGTAGAAATTTATGTTTTCTGTTAGCCTTTCTTTTTGAGAATCCACTACAAAAACCAAGCCATCCACACCTCTAAGAACAGTAAGCCTTATGTCCTTGTAAATATCCTGTCCAGGGACAGTGTATAGAGCAAAAGACACAGTTATATCTCCCACTTTTACCTTTTTTGTTGTAAAGTCAAAGACTAAGGTCCTTTCCCCTTGTGTATCAAGCTTTACAAGGTCTAAACCTTCCATCTCCGAAAGCTTTTCAAGGTTTGTGGTCTTGCCCGATTGGGCCACACCATAATAAACCACCTTTAACCTTATAAGCTTTTTTTCAACGTCCACCAGCATGAAAAGCCCTCCTTATCCTTATTTCCCCCCAGGTTAAACATCCTGAACATAAGGGGTAATAGCTATTATAAGCCTTTCCACAACTGCACACAAAGGGTTTTAATAGATGCTTTATACTTGTTAGGCAATATTTGTCCTGGTCTTTGTGAGAAAGTGTGCTGTATAAAAGAGCCTTCATCTGGTCGGATAAGCTTTCTTCTAACTCTTTTGCTTTGCTGAGAAGGTTTAGCTTTATGTAAACCATAGCGAGAATATCTGGTGAAATCATATCCTTTTTAGATTCCACAATATCCAGCAACTTGGTAAGGGTAGATTGATCCTCCGAAAGGTTCCATAAAACATCTTCTTGATAATTTAATGATAATACTTTATCCCAGTGTTTTCTTGCGTCTTTTGTTTTATCTCTTGAAAGCAGGTATTTTATGTAAACTGCATACACAAAGGGAGTTGTATAAAGGTCCATGGCCTTTTCTATAAGCCTTTCTTCACCTTCCTTTTGGTAAAGTTCTGCTAAAATTTCGGCTTTTATCCTTTTTTGTTTTTCCTTTTCCCATCTTTCGCAAAGGTCAAGCATCTTGTCTTGATATTCAAGTGCCTCTTGCCATCTATCTTGTAAAGAATAAACATCCCTTAGGCCTTTTAGGGCTTTGAGGTTTTCTTCATCTTGAGACAAAGCTTTCTTGAATTCTTCCTCTGCTTCTTGAAGCTTTCCTTCTTTTAAGAACAGTTCGCCTACTAAAATTGGGTCAAAAGCTTTTGCCTCTTCTACTCTACCTTGTTCTATAAAAAGTTTTGCAAGTATGCTCTTTATGCCTTGAAGGGACTTGGCTGGGCCTCCAAGGATACGTTCCGCCCTATTGATATAACCTCTTGATAACTCTTTTAGGCCCTGGTCTATGCTGTTTAGCTTTCTTTTTAGACCAACCTCCTTAAAGATAAAGTAAAAGGATGGTATGAAAAATCCAAGGGTAAAGGAAAGGAGCAAAAGCACAAAAAGTGGCACTTTATAAACTGTATAGAAAAAACTTACCTCCACATACCCAGCGTTCTGAGCTATAAATAGAAGAAAAAGCACCACCAAAGAAAGAGAGAGCAGTATTTTTATTAGGTTCATAGCTCTAACCTCTCCGCCGTTGAGTAGAGCCATTCAAGGTCATAGTATTCCCTCCATTCCTTGAGGAATATATGAACTATTATATCAATAAGGTCAATGAGAATCCAAGCGCCTTCTTCCGCACCTTCCACATGGTCTGGCTTTATGTTTTTCTTTTCAAGCTCTTCCAAGAGGTATTTTAGGAGGGCCTTGGCATGCACTGGAGAGTTGGCTGTAGCGATAACAAAATAGTTGGCTATGTTTGTATGTTTTGAAACGTCCAACACAACAATATCTTCCGCCTTCTTATCTTCAAGAAGGCTCTTTAAAGTTTTTAATAGTTCCTTATTGTCTTGCATATTCCTTTAATTGCTTATAATAGGTATTTTCTCCGTATACCTCCTTATACTTTTCCATAAGCTTTAAACCTTCTTGCCTGCTATCTTCTGCGAGTTTTTTCCATCTTTCTATTTCTCCTTCCAGAAAGGCTATTCTGTTTTGTATTGCTTTTTTATCCTCTTCGGATTTAACAGCTTTTAACTCCTTTTGAGCTTCCTCTATCCATCCTTTGTATTTATCTTCCTGTTTCTTTGCCTGTTTTTTCACCAAAAGTAGAGATTTTATATATCTGTATAGAACTTCGGCCTCAGAAACTTGTTCAGGGTAGTTTATCAAAAGGTTCTTATACCTAAGGGATGCAGAATAATAATATCCAAAGTCTTCGTAAAACCTTCCTATAAGGTATTCATGCTTTGCCAGTTTGCTTTGAGCGTCATCTATTAAGCTTATTACTCTGTCTGCATATGGGCTGTTTGGGTACTTGGTGAGAATTTCCTTAGCCTTATCTATGGCTTTTAGTGTATAGCTTTGGTCTCTGTATGCGTCTGGTGCCACCTTCATGTAGCTATCCACCACCATAAAATACACCTTCTCTGCCTCTGGACTTTCTGGATAGTAAAAGAGGAAATCCTCTAAGTATATAATGGCGTTTATGTAGTCCTTCCTAAGGTAATAGCTTTCAGCTATGGTGTATTTGGCAGATTTTATCTCTTGTGGGCTTAGGTTTTCAAGGTATTTGAGGGCTTCCGATAGTTTGCTTATAGCTTCCTTATAATCCCTTCTTGAATAGGCAGACATGCCCTGTGAGTAAGCATCAAGGGCCAGCTGGGCCCTTTTCTCCTCTGTAATTTTGGCGCAACCTACCACCAAAAGAAGCAATAAAAATACAATCTTTTTACCCATGGCTTATGTTAAAGTTATTTACACCAACATCATGGCTTTCATCTACCTGTATATGAGAATAGCCCTTTGATTGCAAAGCCTTTTTCACCTTTTCGTATCTTATGGGATGGACTTGAACTTTTAGGGCCTTGTGGGCCTGATCTGTTATTTCCTTTTCCAGTTCAAAAAGGAAGAAGGAAGAACTTTTTATATAGCCTTTACCAGAACAATAGGGGCAAGCCTCTGTAAGGAGCTTACTGATGCTCCTACCAGATTTTTTCCTTGACATTTCCAATATGCCCAGCTTTGTAAAACCATATATGGTAATGTTGCATGTCTCCTCTTCAAAGGCCTGTTGCATGCTTTTAATTACAAGCTCCTTGTTTTCTTGTTTTTTCATATCAATGAAATCTATAAGAATTATACCACCTATGTCCCTGAGTATGACCTGCTTTGCTATCTCTTTCACCGCTTCAAGGTTGGTTCTTAGGGCATTTTCTTCATGACAAGAGCCTGTGGGATCTCCGCTGTTCACATCTATTATGGTAAAGGCCTCCGTTTCTTCTATGGATATGTAGCCGCCACCCTTTAGCCAAACCACTTTGTTAAGAATGCTTCTAAGGCTATCTTGAAGCTTGTATTTATGCACATATGCGCTTGGGTCCTTTATGTATAGATTTTTCTTAAGCAGGTCTGGCTCAAAGACCTCAAGGAAAGAGGCTATTTCGTTCCATATAAGGGGGTTGTCCGATATTATTTCTTCCATATCTTGCCAATGGTCTCTTATTAGTCTTATGTATGATGGGTATTCTTCCAATATGGGTTGGGGTTTTTTTAGTACCTTAGCCCTCTTTTCTATCTGATGCCATAAGCTTCTTAACTTTTCAAGTTCCTCTTTTATCTGTTCATGTGTGGCCTTTACTGCTGCGCTTCTTAGAATCACACCTTCTTCTTTTAAATCTTTTTCCAATAAACTACAAAGCCTATCCTTTTCCTCCGACTGTATTTTGCTGGAGCATTTTATATCCTTGCCTCTTGGAAAATATATAAGGTACTTTCCTACCAGTTTTACGTTGGTGGTGAGCTTGGCTCCCTTTTCTCCTTCTGGCTCTCTTACCATCTGGACTATAAGGCTTTCTCCAACTCGGTAGTTTTCACCTTTCAAAGGAAGAAAGGCATCCCTCCCTATGCCTACGTCTACAAAAACTCCGTCCATACCTTTTGCAAGCCTTTTTACTTTCCCCTTAAATATGCTGTCTGTTAGCCTTTTTGAACCTCTTTCTTCCGCGCTTATTTTATACACACTTTCCCCTTCTATAAGAAAGGAAAGTATAAGCTCGCCAGAAGACAAAACAACCAGTCTTTTAGCCATACACTTTTATTATACACGTTCTATAAGGCTTTTAAGTATTTCTCTCTCTAAGGGTGAGCTTACCTTTGGAAGTATGGTATCTATCACAAGCGCCTTCACATCGGAATACTTGTTTAGCCTTCTGGCGCATCTTATTGTATCCCTTATGGAAAAGACAAAGTCTACTGGTTCTTCCGATTGTTGAGTTTGATAGGCTCTGTAAGCCTTCCTTATGGCGTTGGCTATTTTTATGAGTTCAAAAAGCTTCCATATGTGTTCTTCTAATCTTTCAATGCCTTCTATGTTCTTGACCTTTATTCCATTTACCACATGATGCCACAGGTAAAGGAAGTCTTCTGAGCTTAAAAGTGAAAGTTCCGGCACCTGGTCTCTTAAAATGAGAGCTTCGTCCGCACTGTAAAGGCCTCCCTCTTCTTCAAAGGGTGGATAGTCTATGAAGAGTATGTCTGCTCTGGATTTTATGTCTTGGGGTAGTTCGGATACACCTAAGTAGTTTTGGGGGTTCATACCTCCCACCAAGATTACTTCTTTGTGCGCCTTTATAACCTCTCCAGTGGGCAATGTTAAATACCTTCTGTAGTCAAAAAGAGGGTTAAAAAGCTTTACCATACCAGCTGGTAGTGTGTTTATCTCGTCAAAGTATATGACTGCACCTGGTGTTTGCAAGGCTTTTACCAAGTCTGAGTAAACTCTCCTCGTGCCTCTTTTGGGGTCAAACTCATACACAAAGGTTATGTCTTCCCTTTCCATCTTGGAGTTGCAAGGGACTATATATAGTGGCCTGTTGGTAAGGGCAGAAAAGACCTCCACTAAAAAGTTCTTTCCAACGCCCGCATCACCCTCAAGTATGAGTATACCTTCCGAGTATAGCACTTGCTCTTTTACGATGGAGGTGAATTTTTCAAGGTTCTTTACAAACCATGGCGTTTCCTCGTAAGATACAAACAGGGGAGTTCTTGGTGGATCATAGGCAAAAAGGCCATTAAGATGTCTTAGATATTTTTTTACCCATTGGGGCAAAGACCGTAAGTCTTTTTGAGAAAGCAGGTTAGAATACCTTTTGGGCTCCAAAAGGATGCCATCTTCTCTCTCAAAGGCTATCTTTGCATAAACCTCATCCTTTATAAATACTCTATCTTCTACTTTTAGCCTCCACTTTAGCTTTTTCCTTTCGCCAGAAAAGCGTGGGAACTCCTCCGACCCAAAAAAGACCCTTGTATCTTCAATTCTTATCCTATACCTTTTTAGTTTGTTTTCAAGTAGTTTTTCTTGGACTATTCGGGAAAGCTCCCTTTGTCCTTCCTCTCTTAGCTCCTTTGGGAGTTTGTTGAGAAATTCCCTTGTATTTTTTATCTCTTCAAGGCTTTCAAAGTCTCTTAGGTCCTCGCTGTTTAAGGTAGCTATGCTGGTTTTCACCTTTTGAAGGTGTTCCTGTAGCTTATTTTGTAAGTGCTTTTCAATCTCTTCCTTTAGCTCCTTTAGTTTTTCAGCCCACTCATCCCTCTCTATCCTTATCCTGTTTTCCACCTCCCTTAGGTCCTCTGCTGTAATGCTATCCTGAGCTATTTTTAGCCTTATGCTTTCTAAAAAGGCCTCAAACTTGGCCTCTTCAATCATTCTATTTGCTTGAAGTATAACCTCCCTTACCCTCCTTATAGGCATGTCCATAGCCATTAATCTCTTATACTCCTCCAACTCCGAAGGGTCTGTGCTTGGGCTTATCTTTTTTAGACTTCCTTTTAGCTTTTTAAGCTCCTCTTCTGCCCTCTTTACCATCTGGGACTGGCGGTCTACATCAAAAAGGAATTCGGTTAAGTTGGTTGTAATAGACCTAAGGCTGTAAAAATCCTTATCATCCTTGTAGGTATGGGTGCATGTGTAAATGGTTCCATCGGGGGATACTCTTACCACAGAATATCCAAAGCCTTCAAAGGTATGGATGTATACAAACTCTGGAAGATAAACAAGACCAAGCTTATTATCTTCTGCAT
Proteins encoded in this region:
- a CDS encoding DUF1049 domain-containing protein, whose translation is MNLIKILLSLSLVVLFLLFIAQNAGYVEVSFFYTVYKVPLFVLLLLSFTLGFFIPSFYFIFKEVGLKRKLNSIDQGLKELSRGYINRAERILGGPAKSLQGIKSILAKLFIEQGRVEEAKAFDPILVGELFLKEGKLQEAEEEFKKALSQDEENLKALKGLRDVYSLQDRWQEALEYQDKMLDLCERWEKEKQKRIKAEILAELYQKEGEERLIEKAMDLYTTPFVYAVYIKYLLSRDKTKDARKHWDKVLSLNYQEDVLWNLSEDQSTLTKLLDIVESKKDMISPDILAMVYIKLNLLSKAKELEESLSDQMKALLYSTLSHKDQDKYCLTSIKHLLKPFVCSCGKAYNSYYPLCSGCLTWGEIRIRRAFHAGGR
- a CDS encoding DUF3135 domain-containing protein translates to MISGYLSSQQDLVDLLNGCLFSKVGILNLFLGVNIVSLYVERGLIKGFGLGTSENIPNVNKRSMLLYHLSELMENPEAFFTFRENPIEGIIELEEPISAEELVLQLQLVHRELKSLIDRVITPLAVVKVLKNFEKSEIYDGKSIYHILISSPNSLIEEIRNLNTLFSKGYLDINQFQNPDILRENFEIDYLMNNVEAEKINLITLFENFQLSKFTGIMKLTGSDFEFELYYKKGQLFAIYPFNPEIFDLFLNNQKLSFLSVIKVGSSILDLLILKHADNKVVQGLPISFIEIGKILVAMSMEGRTGVVGVYSGKSKSYILCKDGTLLGVVKEEGESMKVINKISFEKIGYVDITFYQSMENIKDVVYLFLLNLIYGILLKHASHLNHVILSQLSSSEVLKYQEGTIFYRRRPRDEGEAFGFLQFLLDLSYNVLGQDRFEQELEVALQPYRDILKILKIEEYIKLQEA
- a CDS encoding gliding motility protein; translation: MLVDVEKKLIRLKVVYYGVAQSGKTTNLEKLSEMEGLDLVKLDTQGERTLVFDFTTKKVKVGDITVSFALYTVPGQDIYKDIRLTVLRGVDGLVFVVDSQKERLTENINFYNLLKADLLRLGKSLGDVPLVFQYNKMDLPNTLSYQELEKSINVDRYPSVCASAIKGEGVLETFKLLEDYLISKVERMML
- a CDS encoding AAA family ATPase — protein: MGILDKIFGKKEKEEIDVLEIKIPKGDLRLYPKDFLEKDPDARIEEFWVDAIDVSEDGYWILVGRRHGVFQLYDWSGKLHRLPSRPPAQVITEALFKGSYLALLTPPYLVVYLLEDKRNPQTWKSFRTTQEGVRASAGLDISGNLLAYGVVGERVYVIDISGGFGTEGLEFKKVFSYSEANIGELKLLRFVGSTRLLLSGTKGVALYDLGGNLIKRLNHPSGKGALVLKDGILLSEGKDLFFYDLQLESPLKSLTTAININHMDISPDGDFLFLADAEDNKLGLVYLPEFVYIHTFEGFGYSVVRVSPDGTIYTCTHTYKDDKDFYSLRSITTNLTEFLFDVDRQSQMVKRAEEELKKLKGSLKKISPSTDPSELEEYKRLMAMDMPIRRVREVILQANRMIEEAKFEAFLESIRLKIAQDSITAEDLREVENRIRIERDEWAEKLKELKEEIEKHLQNKLQEHLQKVKTSIATLNSEDLRDFESLEEIKNTREFLNKLPKELREEGQRELSRIVQEKLLENKLKRYRIRIEDTRVFFGSEEFPRFSGERKKLKWRLKVEDRVFIKDEVYAKIAFEREDGILLEPKRYSNLLSQKDLRSLPQWVKKYLRHLNGLFAYDPPRTPLFVSYEETPWFVKNLEKFTSIVKEQVLYSEGILILEGDAGVGKNFLVEVFSALTNRPLYIVPCNSKMEREDITFVYEFDPKRGTRRVYSDLVKALQTPGAVIYFDEINTLPAGMVKLFNPLFDYRRYLTLPTGEVIKAHKEVILVGGMNPQNYLGVSELPQDIKSRADILFIDYPPFEEEGGLYSADEALILRDQVPELSLLSSEDFLYLWHHVVNGIKVKNIEGIERLEEHIWKLFELIKIANAIRKAYRAYQTQQSEEPVDFVFSIRDTIRCARRLNKYSDVKALVIDTILPKVSSPLEREILKSLIERV
- a CDS encoding Rne/Rng family ribonuclease, giving the protein MAKRLVVLSSGELILSFLIEGESVYKISAEERGSKRLTDSIFKGKVKRLAKGMDGVFVDVGIGRDAFLPLKGENYRVGESLIVQMVREPEGEKGAKLTTNVKLVGKYLIYFPRGKDIKCSSKIQSEEKDRLCSLLEKDLKEEGVILRSAAVKATHEQIKEELEKLRSLWHQIEKRAKVLKKPQPILEEYPSYIRLIRDHWQDMEEIISDNPLIWNEIASFLEVFEPDLLKKNLYIKDPSAYVHKYKLQDSLRSILNKVVWLKGGGYISIEETEAFTIIDVNSGDPTGSCHEENALRTNLEAVKEIAKQVILRDIGGIILIDFIDMKKQENKELVIKSMQQAFEEETCNITIYGFTKLGILEMSRKKSGRSISKLLTEACPYCSGKGYIKSSSFFLFELEKEITDQAHKALKVQVHPIRYEKVKKALQSKGYSHIQVDESHDVGVNNFNISHG
- a CDS encoding outer membrane protein assembly factor BamD translates to MGKKIVFLLLLLVVGCAKITEEKRAQLALDAYSQGMSAYSRRDYKEAISKLSEALKYLENLSPQEIKSAKYTIAESYYLRKDYINAIIYLEDFLFYYPESPEAEKVYFMVVDSYMKVAPDAYRDQSYTLKAIDKAKEILTKYPNSPYADRVISLIDDAQSKLAKHEYLIGRFYEDFGYYYSASLRYKNLLINYPEQVSEAEVLYRYIKSLLLVKKQAKKQEDKYKGWIEEAQKELKAVKSEEDKKAIQNRIAFLEGEIERWKKLAEDSRQEGLKLMEKYKEVYGENTYYKQLKEYARQ
- the rsfS gene encoding ribosome silencing factor; translation: MQDNKELLKTLKSLLEDKKAEDIVVLDVSKHTNIANYFVIATANSPVHAKALLKYLLEELEKKNIKPDHVEGAEEGAWILIDLIDIIVHIFLKEWREYYDLEWLYSTAERLEL